TTCTCATGGCACTCTGGGTGGCGGTATTTATTTATCAATACAACCATCAGCTGGAGGAGAAACATCTCCCTTTAAAATATAAAAAAGGAGATGTTTCTCCTCCAGCGGCTGTTTTCAATTCTACAGACTCCACGGTCCGCCTTGACCTGCTCAGGGCGTCCCCTCAGCCATTGACCATCACGAAGAACATATTTGAACCGATTCATATTTATGTTCCCCCTCCGCCCAAAGTGGAGCCTCCTCCTCCCCCACCTCCAGTTTATGTCCCCCCTCCTCCGACTCCTGAGGAGATTGCCAGGGCACAAGCAACAAAAAGTCTCTCGGAATTTAAATATTTGGGCTATCTCGACAGGGGAAAAAGCAAAGAACAAGGATTCTTTTCCCGCGGGGGTGAGCTTTTTAATGTCGGCAAGGGCGAGACAATTGTGGGGAGTTTTATCCTGAAAGATCTAAATCCCAATCAAGCTGTCCTAAGAGATAAAGCGACCGGCGTAGAATCGACGTTGATCCTTTCTCAATAAACCACTATGACCGAGTTTATTGTCATTTTGATTACCTGTCCATCGTCGGAAGAGGCCGAAAAAATTACCAGGATTCTCGTTTCGGAAAAACTAATTGCGTGTGGAAATATGATATCCGCGGTGAATTCTCTTTTTTACTGGCAAGGAGAAATTTCTCAAGAAAAAGAAACGCTGATTGTCGCAAAATCGGTAAAAAACCTCTTTCCTGCGATAGTTCAAAGAGTAAAATCGCTTCATTCCTATACGGTTCCGGAAATTATTGCACTTCCTCTGGTTGAAGGGTCGGAGGAGTATTTACACTGGATTGAAGAAACACTGCTATGATTTTGGATGCTCATTGAAACACCGCAGGCTGCCTACCTGCGTCAAAACTGCACCTACGAATCGTGTATTGAGAGTATGGACCAGAGTTGTGGAATTCTGGAAGAAAGAGAATATCCGGTTGCGGTTAGAGACTTAACATTTTCTGTCTTGGGTGGTACTTATTAATAGCTTGTGTTTTTGGTCCGAAGTCGATTATTCGGAAGCAGAATTTACTTCTGCGCGACATTAAATGAATTCATTTTTGGAACAAATGCTCGACGCTCAATAACGGTGGGATATTTAGTCTTATCGTCATCATTGGCAACATAATCCAGGTAAATA
The genomic region above belongs to Nitrospirota bacterium and contains:
- a CDS encoding divalent-cation tolerance protein CutA, which produces MTEFIVILITCPSSEEAEKITRILVSEKLIACGNMISAVNSLFYWQGEISQEKETLIVAKSVKNLFPAIVQRVKSLHSYTVPEIIALPLVEGSEEYLHWIEETLL